The following proteins are encoded in a genomic region of Salminus brasiliensis chromosome 17, fSalBra1.hap2, whole genome shotgun sequence:
- the srsf11 gene encoding serine/arginine-rich splicing factor 11 isoform X5, which translates to MDAMAALGMPGPNMNPQSLSAEQLMKLMASMDPKLNPMAAGLNLNPGLKADASNKEIEEAMKRVREAQSLISAAIEPGNKKDDKRKHSRSRSRSRRRRSRSRSKYRRSKSRSRRRSRSRSKRRSKSPRRRRSHSKDRSRRSRSRDRRKEDKGRKRSKTPPKSYSSARRSRSASRRRHRRSRSMSRSPKKSRSPKRKISKTPSPRRHKKEKKKDKERDRERERDRRDDRDRNRDKRERSTSKKSKDKEKERDRKSDGEKSDVKVTRDYDEEEQGYDSEREEDQERSSDVASSPQAAGQQVDSADDAGRGESDGPSDEQQDEDMDMSD; encoded by the exons ATGGATGCCATGGCTGCATTGGGCATGCCTGGCCCTAACATGAACCCCCAG TCTTTGTCAGCCGAGCAGCTCATGAAGCTGATGGCATCAATGGATCCCAA GTTGAACCCTATGGCTGCTGGTTTAAATCTGAACCCTGGACTGAAGGCAGATGCGTCGAACAAGGAGATAGAGGAGGCCAtgaagagggtgagagaggccCAGTCACTCATCTCTGCTGCCATCGAGCCTGGAA ATAAGAAGGATGACAAAAGGAAGCATTCGAGGTCACGGTCAAGATCACGGAGGAGGAGATCTAGGTCCCGCTCTAAATACAG GCGCTCCAAGAGCCGATCCCGGCGGAGGTCCCGCTCCAGGAGCAAGAGGAGGTCAAAGAGCCCCAGAAGGAGGAGATCTCACTCCAAGGACAGAAGCAGACGTTCTAGGTCAAG GGATCGGAGGAAGGAGGACAAGGGGAGGAAGCGCTCCAAAACTCCGCCGAAAAGCTACAGCAGTGCCAGGCGCTCCCGCAGCGCCAGCCG CAGACGCCACAGGAGGAGCCGCAGCATGTCCCGCTCACCAAAGAAGTCCAGATCCCCCAAAAGGAAGATCTCCAAAACTCCCTCTCCCAGAAG GCataagaaggagaagaagaaggataaGGAGCGCGACAGGGAGCGGGAGCGAGACAGGAGAGACGACCGCGACCGGAACCGAGACAAAAGAGAACGGTCCACCAGCAAAAAGAGCAAAGACAAGGAGAAGGAGCGAGACCGGAAGTCTGATGGCGAGAAGAGCGATGTGAAG GTGACGAGGGATTACGACGAAGAGGAGCAGGGCTACGACAGCGAGCGAGAGGAGGACCAGGAGAGGAGTTCAGACGTGGCTTCGTCCCCGCAGGCGGCCGGGCAGCAGGTCGACAGTGCAgatgacgcaggtagaggggagtCGGATGGCCCCAGCGACGAGCAGCAGGACGAGGACATGGACATGAGCGACTGA
- the srsf11 gene encoding serine/arginine-rich splicing factor 11 isoform X4 — protein MTGLVVTATSFCLSPNPAGVIPDESKALSLLAPANAVAGLLPGGGLLPTPNPVPSIGGVPLGSLGGPAMDAMAALGMPGPNMNPQSLSAEQLMKLMASMDPKLNPMAAGLNLNPGLKADASNKEIEEAMKRVREAQSLISAAIEPGNKKDDKRKHSRSRSRSRRRRSRSRSKYRRSKSRSRRRSRSRSKRRSKSPRRRRSHSKDRSRRSRSRDRRKEDKGRKRSKTPPKSYSSARRSRSASRRRHRRSRSMSRSPKKSRSPKRKISKTPSPRRHKKEKKKDKERDRERERDRRDDRDRNRDKRERSTSKKSKDKEKERDRKSDGEKSDVKVTRDYDEEEQGYDSEREEDQERSSDVASSPQAAGQQVDSADDAGRGESDGPSDEQQDEDMDMSD, from the exons ATGACGGGTCTCGTTGTAACTGCtacttctttctgtctctccccaAACCCTGCAGGAGTGATTCCTGATGAGTCTAAAGCTCTGTCGCTACTGGCTCCAGCCAATGCCGTCGCAGGATTGCTACCAGGGGGTGGGCTTCTCCCCACACCCAATCCAGTGCCATCT ATTGGTGGTGTTCCTCTTGGCAGCCTGGGAGGGCCTGCCATGGATGCCATGGCTGCATTGGGCATGCCTGGCCCTAACATGAACCCCCAG TCTTTGTCAGCCGAGCAGCTCATGAAGCTGATGGCATCAATGGATCCCAA GTTGAACCCTATGGCTGCTGGTTTAAATCTGAACCCTGGACTGAAGGCAGATGCGTCGAACAAGGAGATAGAGGAGGCCAtgaagagggtgagagaggccCAGTCACTCATCTCTGCTGCCATCGAGCCTGGAA ATAAGAAGGATGACAAAAGGAAGCATTCGAGGTCACGGTCAAGATCACGGAGGAGGAGATCTAGGTCCCGCTCTAAATACAG GCGCTCCAAGAGCCGATCCCGGCGGAGGTCCCGCTCCAGGAGCAAGAGGAGGTCAAAGAGCCCCAGAAGGAGGAGATCTCACTCCAAGGACAGAAGCAGACGTTCTAGGTCAAG GGATCGGAGGAAGGAGGACAAGGGGAGGAAGCGCTCCAAAACTCCGCCGAAAAGCTACAGCAGTGCCAGGCGCTCCCGCAGCGCCAGCCG CAGACGCCACAGGAGGAGCCGCAGCATGTCCCGCTCACCAAAGAAGTCCAGATCCCCCAAAAGGAAGATCTCCAAAACTCCCTCTCCCAGAAG GCataagaaggagaagaagaaggataaGGAGCGCGACAGGGAGCGGGAGCGAGACAGGAGAGACGACCGCGACCGGAACCGAGACAAAAGAGAACGGTCCACCAGCAAAAAGAGCAAAGACAAGGAGAAGGAGCGAGACCGGAAGTCTGATGGCGAGAAGAGCGATGTGAAG GTGACGAGGGATTACGACGAAGAGGAGCAGGGCTACGACAGCGAGCGAGAGGAGGACCAGGAGAGGAGTTCAGACGTGGCTTCGTCCCCGCAGGCGGCCGGGCAGCAGGTCGACAGTGCAgatgacgcaggtagaggggagtCGGATGGCCCCAGCGACGAGCAGCAGGACGAGGACATGGACATGAGCGACTGA